GCACGCGTCGCGCCTCGCCGAGAACATCGCCGAGATCCCCGCGCTCTCCGTCGAGCACCTGGCGCGCATCGCCGCGCTCGAGTCGGGCGTGCGCACCGGCACGGCGCCGCAGGATCGCCCGTGAGTCGGCCATCGTCGGTGCCGACGCCCGGCGCTCCCACGCTCCCCCACGCCGTCGCGATCGCGTGGGGCGTCGCCGAGCTGCCGCAGCGCGGTCCCAAGCGCGAGCTGTCGACCGAGCGCATCGTCGAGGCGGCCATCGTCATCGCCGACGCCGACGGCATCGAGGCCGTGAGCATGGGCCGCGTCGCGACGGCGCTCGGCTTCACGCCCATGTCGCTCTACCGGTACGTCACCGGCAAGGACGACCTGCTGCTGCTCATGGTCGACCGGGCATCCGAGATCCACTCGCCGCCCGCCGACGGCGGCTGGCGCACGCGCCTGCGCACGTGGGCGACGTACGTGCGCGCCGGCTATCAGGCGCATCCGTGGCTCGCGAGCATGCCGCCGTCGGCGACGCCGACGACGCCGAATCGCCTCGCGATCCTCGACGGCGCGCTCGGCGCCATGGACGAGCTGCGCCTGCCCGACGAGTCGAAGGTGTCGATCGCGCTGCTGCTCATGGGCTACATCGGCCTGTTCGGCGAGTCCGGCCACGAGACGCGCATCGACGACGACATGCGCGGCGCGCTGCGCGAGCTCGTGACGGTCGAGCGCTTCCCGCACCTCGCGGCTGCCGTGCAGGAGGGCATCCTCGACGAGCCGCTCGCGAGCACCGACCGCGCGTTCTTCTTCGGCCTCAACCGGCTGCTCGACGGCCTGCAGGCGTGGATCGACCGCGGCGGCCACGACGACGCCGCGATCGACCGCATCCCGCCCGGCGTCGTCGCCGATCGCAAGGTGAAGGATACGATGAAGGCAGTGCGCGAGGCGGAGGCGCGGCTCGCGGAGGCACGGCGCGAGGCGCAGAAGGTCGCCGAGCGGGCGATCGAGCGCGAGGCCGCGGCCGAGGAGCGCACCCGCGAGCGCGAGGCGAAGGCGCAGGAGAAGGCCGACGCGAAGGCGCGCAAGCGGTCCTGAGCCCCTCGGCGCGACGCGTCGGACGTGCGAATGCCCGCCTCGGTTGGGCTGTGGCGAGCGGGCTCCGCGGCCTACCGTGCGAGCATGCGCACCATCGCTCCCCTCGCCGCGGCAGCCGCGGCCCTGCTGCTGGCCGGCTGCGCATCCACGCAGTCCGGCACCACGGCGGAGTCCGCTCCGCAGCCCCTGCCCGCCGTCGAGCAGGGCTCGCCCGACGTCGCGACGTCGGGCGGCGCCGACGGGTTCGACGCCTCGCAGCCCGCCGTCGACGCCGACGCGCAGTCGGTCATCGTCACCGGGTGGGTGTCGATCGTCGCCGAGGCGCCCATCGAGGCAGCCGACGCCGCCGCCGACCTCGCCACGGCTGCGGGCGGCTCGGTGTCGTCGCGATCGGAGTCGGCGGGCGCCGACGACGTGCCCGAACGCGCCGAGCTCACGCTGCGCGTGCCCGCCGACGAGGTGGATGCGCTGCTCGACGACCTGCGCGACGTCGGCGACGTCCGCGACGTCGACGTGTCGAGCGTCGACGTGTCGCAGCAGGTGCAGGACCTCGACGTACGCGTCGCGTCGGCGCGCGCGTCGGTCGATCGCCTCACGGCGCTGCTCGCGACCGCCGCCGACACCGAGACGCTGCTCGAGATCGAGGGGCAGCTGACGACGCGCACGAGCGAGCTCGAGTCGCTGCTGGCGCAGCAGTCGTCGCTCGCCGACCAGGTGGCGCTGTCGACGATCACGGTGTCGATCGCGTCGGAGGCCATCGCGCCGAGCGAGCCCTCGACGTTCCTCGACGGCCTGGCCGCCGGATGGGGTGCGCTCGTCGCGGCGGCGGGCTCGGTGGCGGTCGCGGCAGGCGCCGTGCTGCCCTGGCTCGCGGTGCTGGCCATCCCCGTGGCGGTCGTCGTGGTCGTAGCACGACGTCGCACAGCGCGTCTGTCCCCCAGCGCGCCTTCGCCGGGGGATGCCTCTTCGCCCATACCATGACGACGTGAGACGTGCGACCCCCTGGGTGACACTCGCGGCGGCCCTGCTCGTCGCTCCCCTCGTCGCGCCCGTCGCGGCGACGGCGGCTCCGGCCGCCCCCGTGACCACCGTCGCCGACCCCATGGCGACGCAGCGCGTGCAGCTCGCCGTGCTCGACGAGATCGCCAGGTGGGATGCGCTGCAACCCGTCTCGCAGCTCGGCTCGACCGCGATCGTGCCCGAGACGGGCGCGATCACGATCGGCTGGGTGGGCGACGTGCCGCAGGCAGTGCAGGCGCTCGCGAGCGCCGACGGCGTGACGGTCGACTTCGTCGAGGAGTCGCAGAGCGCCCTGGCGCTCTCGGCGGGCCTGCTCGACGCCGCGACGTCGCTGCCGAGCGATGCCCCCGTGACGTTCGAGGTCGACGGCGAGGCCGTGACGGTCGCCGTGCCGACCCCAGAGGCCGCAGCCGCCGCCGGCGTCGACGCGCTGCCGCTCGACGCGGCGGGCATCGCGGCGATCGAGGATGCCGTCGCCGACGCGACGGCGGGCGACGTCGAGGTGGCGGTCGAGGCCGTCGACGCCGTGCCCGACACGACGGCCCGCCGTGGCGACGTGCAGGACCTCCTCGGCGGCTCGACGTACGCGACGCGCCTGCCCTCGGGCGCGAACCAGTGGTGCACGAGCGGCTTCCAGGCCGTCTCGGGCCACTTCCAGCACTTCATCACGGCCGCGCACTGCAGCAACTGGGCCGACGGCCTGTCGGTGCTCGCCTCCGGCGGGCAGACGCTCGGCGTCACGACGGGTGCCGACGCGCTCGTCCGCGGCGCCGACTCGTACGACCTGCAGCTCGTGCGCCTCGGCCTCGACGTGCGCAATCGTCCCGACATCTACACGAGCGACTCGACGTCGCTGCGGGTGAGCGGCTGGCTGCGCAGCCTGCCGACGGGCACGTACCTGTGCAAGTCGGGCACGACGTCGGGCGACGCGTGCAACCTGCAGGTCACAGGCCCCGGCGTCGCCTGCTACGCCCTGTCGAGTGGCGGCGCGCAGTGCGTCGACATCGTGCGGGTGTCGTCGACGACGGGCACCGCGTTCTGCCTCGGCGACTCGGGCGGCCCCGTCTACACGTGGGGCGACTACGGCTCGGCCCTCGCCGCGGGCGTCGTGAGCGGCGTGCGCCTCGCCGCCGCCGGCGACCGGTGCTCGACGCTCGGCTACGTCGCGCCGATCGCCGACCTCATGCGCGTCATGCCCGGCGTGCAGCTGCGCGCCATCTCGTTCTGACGGCGCGCAGCCCCCTTGCGTTCGGCGCGTGCCGCTCGCAAGGGTGGATGCATGCCCCTCGACCCGGATGCCGTGCTCGCCGCGATCGCCGAGTGGGCGCCGGGCAGGCGCTGGTACCCGCTGAAGGGCGGCGACGAGACGCTGACGCTCGAGGCGCTGCTGCCCGTCGGCGACGACACGGCGGTCGCGATCGTGCGCGCGGGTGCTGCGACGCTGCAGGTGCCGGTCGCGGTGCGTGACGAGCCCGGCGACGCCCCGATCGGCGTCGTCGACGGCCGCTGGCTCGTCGATGCGACGCACGACGCCGAGGCGCTGCAGGCGATGCTGCGCCCCTCGGCATCCATCGCCGTCGACGGCAGCGTGCCGCACGCACCGACCGTGCGAGTCATCGCGGGCGAGCAGTCGAACACGTCGGCGATCGGCGCCGCCGAGCCCGCGTGGATCGCGAAGGTGTTCCGCGTGATCGACGACGGCGAGCATCCCGACGTCGTCGTGACCGGGGCGCTCACGCGGGCGCGCTGCGACCGCGTGCCGGCGCTCGTGGCTGCGTCACGGGCGACGTGGACGGCCGACGGCGTCGAGCGGTCCGCGGGCCTCGCGGCGGTGTCGGAGTTCGTCGCCGACGCCGACGACGCGTGGACGCTCGTGCGCGACGACGCCGTGCGCGCCCTGCGCGGCCAGCCGCGCGACGACCTCGCGCTCGACGACCTCGGCCGCGCCGTCGCGCAGGTGCACGTCGCGCTCGCCGAGACGCTCGGCGCCCGCGGCACCGACCAGCAGGCGTCGGATGCGTTCGTCGCGACGCTGCGCGATCGGGCGACGTGGGCGCGGGCCCAGTCGCGCGGCGCGCTCGCCCACCTCGATGCCGCGATCGACGCGCACGTGCGCACGCTCGACGCGGTGCGCGTGGGCCTCGTGCAGCGCATCCACGGCGACCTGCACCTGGGTCAGGTGCTGCGGCAGCCGGGCCGCGGCTACCTGCTGCTCGACTTCGAGGGCGAGCCGCTGCGTCCCCTCGCCGAGCGGCTGCTGCCCGAGCCGACCGAGCGCGACGTCGCGGGCATGCTGCGGTCGTTCGACTACGCGGCGGGGTCGGCGGCGCTCGAGGTCGGCGTCGACGTCGCCGAGGCGGCCGACTGGTACGCCGCGACGGAGGCGGCGTTCCTCGCGGGCTACCGCTCGGTGCGCGGCGAGGGCGACGCGGCGCTCATCCGCGCGCTGCTCGTCGACAAGGCGCTCTACGAGGTCGTCTACGAGGTGCGCAGCCGACCCGACTGGGTGCCCATCCCCCGCTCGTCGCTCGAGCGCCTGCTCGCGTGACCGCGGGCGCGACCGGCTGGGGTCAGCGCGCCTCGTAGGCCTCGAGGACGTTCGCGGGGATGCGCCCGCGCGTCGCGACCTGGTAGCCGTTCGCAGCGGCCCACTCGCGGATCGCCTGCACGTCCTTCGAGGCGCGCGACGAGCCGGAGCGACGCGGGCTCGACGCTCGCGTCGCGCCGGAGACGCGCCGCGAGGCGGAGATCCACGGCTCGAGCGCCTCGCGCAGCTCCTCGGCGTGCGCGTGCGTGAGGTCGATCTCGTACTGCGCCCCGTCGAGCGAGAACGTGACCGTGCGGCCCGCGCCGTCTGCGAGCCGCTCTCCGGAGATGTCGTCGACGATCTCGACGATGGTGGTCTTTGCCATGGGTGCATGGTATTCGCATTTTCCCGCGAAAGGGAATGCGCAATGCGCGATTCGTCGAATTCTCCTGACATTCGCATTCGCATTCGCATATGGGGGAACCCAAGGCGCCGCGCCATACGATCGTCGAATGAGCACGCACGAGCGCACGAGCGACGCCGCCACCGGTCGACGACGACGCGCGCCGTGGTCGCGCCGCCGCAAGGTCGTCGTCGGCATCGCATCGGGCCTCGTGCTGGCGCTCGTCGCCACCATCGGGGTGTTCGCCATCCGCCTGCAGACGTCGTCGGCGGGCGTCGAGCGCGTCGAGGAGGCCTTCCCCGACGAGTCGGTGCGCCCGGAGGTCGACGATGCGGGCGCGCTCAACTACCTGCTGCTCGGCAGCGACTCCCGCAGCGAGGGCGGCTCGCTGCTCGACTCGCTGGGCGATCGCGCCGACACGATCCTGCTCGTGCACGTGCCGCCGGACCGCCAGACCGTGCAGGTCATGTCGATCATGCGCGACTCGTGGGTCGACATCCCCGGCTACGGCATGTCGAAGATCAACGCCGCGCTCTCGTACGGCGGCGTGCCGCTCATGGTGCAGACCGTCGAGCAGCTCATCGATCAGCGCATCGACGACGTCGCCATCATCGACTTCGCGGGCTTCGAGGGGCTCACGGATGCGCTCGGCGGCGTGACGGTGCAGAACGAGATCGCGTTCTCGGCCGGGCATTCTGGGCCGATCCACTCCTTCGCCGCCGGCGAGATCACGCTCGACGGTGCGTCGGCGCTCGACTACGTGCGCGAGCGCTACGCGTTCTCCGACGGCGACTACCAGCGCGTGCGCAACCAGCAGGCGTACATGCGCGGCCTGCTCGCCGCGCTGCTCGAGCCCTCGGTGGTGGCGAACCCCGTCGCGATCGCCGACCTCGTCGAGGTCATGGCACCGTACATGGCGACGACCGACGGCCTCACGACGACGGGCGTGCTCGGCATCGCCACGGAGTTCGTCGGCGCGGGCGTGCCCGACGTGCGCACGTTCACGATGCCGACGACCGGCATCGGCACCGTCGGCACGCAGTCGGTCGTGCTCGTCGACGACGCCGCCCTGCAGCTCGTGCGGGAGGCCTTCGCGGCCGAGTCGATGACCGACTTCGTCGCTCCGGAACCGGTCACGCCCACGCCGTAGCGCGTGCGGCGGTGGGAGGCCGCTGCGCCGTGCTCGAGCCCTCCGTGCAGGTCGTGGGGTACGGCGTCCCCTATCAGATGCATCGTTCGCGTGCGCTTGAACCTCCGGTATCGACAGGTTTGTACCCTCGGCCCGACGAATCCAGTTCTGCCTGCCATGGTGTGCGCAGTCGTGATCGGCTGAGCATCTCTCAAGCGTCGAGATGCCGCCGTTCGCACCGGACGCGAAGGGGGCTTCGCCGTGCAGGACATGACGCATGTGCGATCTCGGGTGCTGCTCGAGAAGCAGGTGGACGCCGACGCGCGCGTCGACGCGCCGCACCTGCCGTGGCGCTCGCCCATCGCGACGACGACGGGGCTGCGCAGCCTCGACGCGGCGATGCCGAGCGATCGCGCCGTCTGGCTGCGGCGGTGGCGCGCGACGGGTCGTGAGCCGTTCGCGCACCCCGTGCTCGGCGAGCTGTTCGCCGACGAGGGCGACCGCGTCGTCGCCATCATCTCCGACGCCGGCGTGCTGCTGCCGCTGCGCCTGCGCCCCATCCCGGGCGCCCTCGGCATGCTCGACGCCACGGGCCCGTACGGCTTCGGCGGCGCCTACCGGCCGCAGGGCTCCGCCGGCAGGCAGCCCGAGTTCTGGACGGCGTTCGCCACCTGGGCGCAGCGGCACCAGGTGGTCACGGCGTTCGCGCGCATGCATCCGTTCGCCGACGACGTCGTCGCGCCCCCGACCGCGGCGCTCGTCGACCGCAGCGTCACGGTCGTGCGCTCGGTGCTCGCCGACGACGACGCCGTGCTCGCCGACGCCGATCGCAAGGTGCGCAAGAACGTACGCCGCGCCGTCGCCGACGGCGTGCAGGTGCACGTCACGACGTCGGCGGATGGCTTCGAGGACTTCGCGCGCATCTACGCGAGCACGATGGAGCGACGCGAGGCCGGCGCCGCGTACCGGTTCGACGACGCCTTCTTCGAGCGCATCCACCGCGAGCTCGACGGCAGCTTCGCCTACGCGTACGCGACCCTCGACGGCGTCGTCGTCTCGGCGGAGCTCGTGCTGCACTCCGACCGCCACGCGTACTCGTTCCTCGGCGGCACCGACGCGGCCGCCTACGCGTCGAGGCCCAACGAGCTGCTGAAGCTCGCCGTCGTGCGCTGGTGCCGCGAGCGCGGCATCGCCGACTACGTGCTGGGCGGCGGCGCGGCGCCCGGCGACGGCATCGAGCGCTACAAGCGCGCGTTCGCGCCCGCGGGCGTGCGGCCGTTCCGCACGCTCGAGCTCGTGCTCGACCCCGACGAGGAGGCGCGCCTGTCGCACGGCTGCGCGCAGGGCTCCTTCCCCGCGTACCGCGGTGCGACCGGCGCGGCCGCCGTGCTCGGAGGGCGCGCATGATGCTCCACGCGGTCGCGCGCGCCGGCCTCCGGCGCCGCCTCGTCGCCGGCCTCGCCGTGGGCCTCGTCATCGCCGGCGTCGCCGTCGTCGGCACGACCACCGTGCGCGTCGGAGCGGCGATCCAGCGCATCGAGCGCGTGCCCGACGCGTTCCCCGCGGAGTCCACGCGCCCGGCGCCGCATCCCGTCGGCACCGTCGCGCCGCGCAACTACCTGCTGCTCGGTAGCGACTCGCGCGGCACGGGAGGCTCGCTGCTCACGAGCCTCGGCGACCGCGCCGACGCCATCCTGCTCGTGCACGTGCCCGCCGACCGCCGCAGCGTGCAGATCATCTCGATCATGCGCGACTCGTGGGTCGACATCCCCGGCTACGGCATGGCGAAGATCAACGCGGCCCTGTCGTACGGCGGCGTGCCGCTCATGGTGCAGGTCGTCGAGTCGCTCATCGGCCAGCGCATCGACGACGTCGCCATCGTCGACTTCGCGGGCTTCGCCGCGCTCACGGATGCCGTCGGCGGGGTCACGGTGCAGAACGAGGTGGCGTTCTCGGTCGGCGACGTGCGCTTCGCGCAGGGACCCGTCACGCTCACGGGCGCCGACGCCCTGCCGTACGTGCGCGAGCGGTACGCGTTCGCCGACGGCGACTACCAGCGGGTGCGCAACCAGCAGGCGTACCTGCGCGGCCTGCTCGTCGCGATGCTGCAGCCGACGACGCTCGCGAACCCGTGGGCCGTCGCCGGCCTCGTCGACGCGATGTCGCCGTACCTCGCAGCGACCGACGGCCTCACGGCGCCGGCCGCCGTGCAGCTCGCCGCCGAGCTCGCGGCGGCGGGCACGCCCGAGGTGGCGACGTTCACGCTGCCGACCGCGGGCACCGCCACGATCGGCGACCAGTCCGTCGTGCTGCTCGACGCCGCCGACCTCGCGGTCGTGCAGGCGGCGCTGCAGCAGGACTCCATGACGGGCTTCGTGCCCCCGGCAGAGCGCTAGCGGAGGGATGCGGAGATGAGCGCGATGCGAACGGCCACCAGCACGGCGAGGGCGCCGCGCCGCGCGGAGCTCGCCGATGCCGCCACCCACCTGCGACGCCTCGTCGAGCGCGTGCTCATGCGCGACGGCGTCGCGAGGCCCGCGCCCTCGATCGTGGGCGACGCGCTCGCCTGGACCGTCGCGGTGCCCGTGGCGATCTGGCTGCGCGAGGACCTCGCGCTCGGCTGGCTGCGCCCGCTGAGCCTCCTCGGCCTCGTCGCCACCGTCGTGCTCGCGCAGGTGCTCATCGGGCACGCCGTCGGGCTCTACCGCGGCCGCCACGGCTACGGCAGCGCCGAGGAGGTCGTGACCCTCGTGGGCGTCGCCACCGTCGCCGCGCTGCTCGTCGGCGCCCCCATGCTCGTCGTCGCGCCGGCCCTCGGCATCCCGCGCACGGCGCTCGTGATCGCGGCGCCCATCGCGCTGCTGCTCATGGCCGGCATCCGCTACGCCCTGCGCCTCCTGCTCGAGAGCGCGCACCGGCCCACGCCCACGGCGCAGCCGGCGCTCATCCTCGGCGCCGGCTACGCCGGCACGCACCTCGCACGGCGGATGCGCACCGACGAGCACTCGCCGCTGCGCGCCGTCGGCCTCGTCGACGACGACGGCAGGCTGCGCGGCGCCATGCGCTGCGGCGTGCGCGTGCTCGGCACCCGCGCCGACCTCGCGCGCATCGTCGCCGACACCGGTGCGACGCGCCTCGTCGTCGCCATCGCCCGCGCCGACGCGACGCTGCTCGGCGAGATCGAGGCGCAGACGAGCGCGCTCGGCGTCGAGGTGCTCGTCATGCCGCCGTTCGCCGACATGATGCGCGGCACGGCGCAGGTCACCGACCTGCGGGCGCTGCGCATCGAGGACATCGTGGGTCGCCGCCCCATCGACACGGACGTCGAGCGCGTCGCCGGCTGCGTCACGGGCCGCCGCGTGCTCGTGACCGGCGCGGGCGGATCGATCGGCGCCGAGCTGTGCAGGCAGCTCGCGAAGTGGTCGCCCGCCGAGCTCATCATGCTCGACCGCGACGAGACCGCGCTGCAGGCCGTGCAGCTCGACGTGCACGGCAACGGCCTGCTGTCGACGCGCGACGTCGTGCTCGCCGACGTGCGCGACGAGCAGGCGATCGCCGAGATCTTCGCCGACCGCCGGCCCGAGGTCGTGTTCCACGCGGCGGCGCTCAAGCACCTGCCGATGCTCGAGCAGTACCCCGACGAGGGGTGGAAGACCAACGTGCTCGGCACGCGCTCGGTGCTCGCGGCCGCCGAGGCCGTCGGCGTCGAGACGTTCGTGAACATCTCGACCGACAAGGCCGCCAACCCCACGAGCGTGCTCGGCCACTCCAAGCGGCTCGCCGAGCGCCTCACGGCCGCGACGGCCGCGCGCGCGAGCGGTCGCTACCTCTCGGTGCGGTTCGGCAACGTGCTCGGCAGCCGCGGCTCGATGGTGCCGGTGTTCGCCGCGCTCATCGAGGCCGGCGGGCCGCTCACCGTCACGCATCCCGACATCACGCGCTACTTCATGTCGATCCCCGAGGCGTGCCAGCTCGTCGTGCAGGCCGCCGCGATCGGCAGGCCCGGCGAGGTGCTCATCCTCGACATGGGCGAGCCCGTGCGCATCCTCGACGTCGCGAAGCGCATGATCGCGATGTCGGGCAAGCCGATCGACATCGTCTTCACGGGCCTGCGCCCGCACGA
The sequence above is a segment of the Agrococcus jejuensis genome. Coding sequences within it:
- a CDS encoding TetR/AcrR family transcriptional regulator; protein product: MSRPSSVPTPGAPTLPHAVAIAWGVAELPQRGPKRELSTERIVEAAIVIADADGIEAVSMGRVATALGFTPMSLYRYVTGKDDLLLLMVDRASEIHSPPADGGWRTRLRTWATYVRAGYQAHPWLASMPPSATPTTPNRLAILDGALGAMDELRLPDESKVSIALLLMGYIGLFGESGHETRIDDDMRGALRELVTVERFPHLAAAVQEGILDEPLASTDRAFFFGLNRLLDGLQAWIDRGGHDDAAIDRIPPGVVADRKVKDTMKAVREAEARLAEARREAQKVAERAIEREAAAEERTREREAKAQEKADAKARKRS
- a CDS encoding DUF4349 domain-containing protein; this translates as MRTIAPLAAAAAALLLAGCASTQSGTTAESAPQPLPAVEQGSPDVATSGGADGFDASQPAVDADAQSVIVTGWVSIVAEAPIEAADAAADLATAAGGSVSSRSESAGADDVPERAELTLRVPADEVDALLDDLRDVGDVRDVDVSSVDVSQQVQDLDVRVASARASVDRLTALLATAADTETLLEIEGQLTTRTSELESLLAQQSSLADQVALSTITVSIASEAIAPSEPSTFLDGLAAGWGALVAAAGSVAVAAGAVLPWLAVLAIPVAVVVVVARRRTARLSPSAPSPGDASSPIP
- a CDS encoding trypsin-like serine protease; its protein translation is MRRATPWVTLAAALLVAPLVAPVAATAAPAAPVTTVADPMATQRVQLAVLDEIARWDALQPVSQLGSTAIVPETGAITIGWVGDVPQAVQALASADGVTVDFVEESQSALALSAGLLDAATSLPSDAPVTFEVDGEAVTVAVPTPEAAAAAGVDALPLDAAGIAAIEDAVADATAGDVEVAVEAVDAVPDTTARRGDVQDLLGGSTYATRLPSGANQWCTSGFQAVSGHFQHFITAAHCSNWADGLSVLASGGQTLGVTTGADALVRGADSYDLQLVRLGLDVRNRPDIYTSDSTSLRVSGWLRSLPTGTYLCKSGTTSGDACNLQVTGPGVACYALSSGGAQCVDIVRVSSTTGTAFCLGDSGGPVYTWGDYGSALAAGVVSGVRLAAAGDRCSTLGYVAPIADLMRVMPGVQLRAISF
- a CDS encoding maltokinase N-terminal cap-like domain-containing protein yields the protein MPLDPDAVLAAIAEWAPGRRWYPLKGGDETLTLEALLPVGDDTAVAIVRAGAATLQVPVAVRDEPGDAPIGVVDGRWLVDATHDAEALQAMLRPSASIAVDGSVPHAPTVRVIAGEQSNTSAIGAAEPAWIAKVFRVIDDGEHPDVVVTGALTRARCDRVPALVAASRATWTADGVERSAGLAAVSEFVADADDAWTLVRDDAVRALRGQPRDDLALDDLGRAVAQVHVALAETLGARGTDQQASDAFVATLRDRATWARAQSRGALAHLDAAIDAHVRTLDAVRVGLVQRIHGDLHLGQVLRQPGRGYLLLDFEGEPLRPLAERLLPEPTERDVAGMLRSFDYAAGSAALEVGVDVAEAADWYAATEAAFLAGYRSVRGEGDAALIRALLVDKALYEVVYEVRSRPDWVPIPRSSLERLLA
- a CDS encoding histone-like nucleoid-structuring protein Lsr2, coding for MAKTTIVEIVDDISGERLADGAGRTVTFSLDGAQYEIDLTHAHAEELREALEPWISASRRVSGATRASSPRRSGSSRASKDVQAIREWAAANGYQVATRGRIPANVLEAYEAR
- a CDS encoding LCP family protein, which translates into the protein MSTHERTSDAATGRRRRAPWSRRRKVVVGIASGLVLALVATIGVFAIRLQTSSAGVERVEEAFPDESVRPEVDDAGALNYLLLGSDSRSEGGSLLDSLGDRADTILLVHVPPDRQTVQVMSIMRDSWVDIPGYGMSKINAALSYGGVPLMVQTVEQLIDQRIDDVAIIDFAGFEGLTDALGGVTVQNEIAFSAGHSGPIHSFAAGEITLDGASALDYVRERYAFSDGDYQRVRNQQAYMRGLLAALLEPSVVANPVAIADLVEVMAPYMATTDGLTTTGVLGIATEFVGAGVPDVRTFTMPTTGIGTVGTQSVVLVDDAALQLVREAFAAESMTDFVAPEPVTPTP
- a CDS encoding GNAT family N-acetyltransferase; the encoded protein is MTHVRSRVLLEKQVDADARVDAPHLPWRSPIATTTGLRSLDAAMPSDRAVWLRRWRATGREPFAHPVLGELFADEGDRVVAIISDAGVLLPLRLRPIPGALGMLDATGPYGFGGAYRPQGSAGRQPEFWTAFATWAQRHQVVTAFARMHPFADDVVAPPTAALVDRSVTVVRSVLADDDAVLADADRKVRKNVRRAVADGVQVHVTTSADGFEDFARIYASTMERREAGAAYRFDDAFFERIHRELDGSFAYAYATLDGVVVSAELVLHSDRHAYSFLGGTDAAAYASRPNELLKLAVVRWCRERGIADYVLGGGAAPGDGIERYKRAFAPAGVRPFRTLELVLDPDEEARLSHGCAQGSFPAYRGATGAAAVLGGRA
- a CDS encoding LCP family protein, whose product is MMLHAVARAGLRRRLVAGLAVGLVIAGVAVVGTTTVRVGAAIQRIERVPDAFPAESTRPAPHPVGTVAPRNYLLLGSDSRGTGGSLLTSLGDRADAILLVHVPADRRSVQIISIMRDSWVDIPGYGMAKINAALSYGGVPLMVQVVESLIGQRIDDVAIVDFAGFAALTDAVGGVTVQNEVAFSVGDVRFAQGPVTLTGADALPYVRERYAFADGDYQRVRNQQAYLRGLLVAMLQPTTLANPWAVAGLVDAMSPYLAATDGLTAPAAVQLAAELAAAGTPEVATFTLPTAGTATIGDQSVVLLDAADLAVVQAALQQDSMTGFVPPAER
- a CDS encoding polysaccharide biosynthesis protein, translating into MSAMRTATSTARAPRRAELADAATHLRRLVERVLMRDGVARPAPSIVGDALAWTVAVPVAIWLREDLALGWLRPLSLLGLVATVVLAQVLIGHAVGLYRGRHGYGSAEEVVTLVGVATVAALLVGAPMLVVAPALGIPRTALVIAAPIALLLMAGIRYALRLLLESAHRPTPTAQPALILGAGYAGTHLARRMRTDEHSPLRAVGLVDDDGRLRGAMRCGVRVLGTRADLARIVADTGATRLVVAIARADATLLGEIEAQTSALGVEVLVMPPFADMMRGTAQVTDLRALRIEDIVGRRPIDTDVERVAGCVTGRRVLVTGAGGSIGAELCRQLAKWSPAELIMLDRDETALQAVQLDVHGNGLLSTRDVVLADVRDEQAIAEIFADRRPEVVFHAAALKHLPMLEQYPDEGWKTNVLGTRSVLAAAEAVGVETFVNISTDKAANPTSVLGHSKRLAERLTAATAARASGRYLSVRFGNVLGSRGSMVPVFAALIEAGGPLTVTHPDITRYFMSIPEACQLVVQAAAIGRPGEVLILDMGEPVRILDVAKRMIAMSGKPIDIVFTGLRPHEKLHEELIGPDERGERLLHPLITQAPVPPLAHDDLDKDAWDARWHRAPAPTSAPVAARTIVPVATVHRILDRTETLR